A single genomic interval of Juglans regia cultivar Chandler chromosome 1, Walnut 2.0, whole genome shotgun sequence harbors:
- the LOC108979388 gene encoding kinesin-like protein KIN-13B isoform X1, producing the protein MNVVGRQMSRSSSSSHHQRQYSDHFIETASSNKWLQSSSLSQDFGFYGGAQGSRMSRSLVADPSTPTGSRSSSLRKNGDDQVSASEFSPGLLDLHSLDTELLPEMQVPSIYDGSQLHQTLHGKSFDDSDPFAHIAKLTNRSRGLPENNLLKSFSADKERANNVAKIKVVVRKRPLNKKEIAKKEEDIISIELNSNSLTVHETKLKVDLTEYVEKHEFVFDAVLNEDVPNDEVYSETVEPIVPLIFHKTKATCFAYGQTGSGKTYTMQPLPLEASQDILRLMHHTYRNQGFQLFVSFFEIYGGKLFDLLNDRKKLCMREDGKQQVCIVGLQEYRVSNVETIKELIEKGNATRSTGTTGANEESSRSHAILQLCIKRSADGSESKPARLVGKLSFIDLAGSERGADTTDNDKQTRMEGAEINKSLLALKECIRALDNDQGHIPFRGSKLTEVLRDSFVGDSRTVMISCISPSSGSCEHTLNTLRYADRVKSLSKGNSSRRDPLSSTSNLRESTALPPSSALPAESIFEDNITSVANDKNRFGWPKQIETEPSPPFNVDRVPSGRIEGSLPASVYSDYYKGQRGGQSDIAEDDFDYSEQTYEQEKPSRMNNKKLEAYQRSVLDDKRKIDTQVKWRDMADFEANNSHADDDLTALLKEEEDLVTAHRRQVEETIDIVREEMDLLVEADQPGNQLDDYISKLNAILSQKAAGILQLQTQLAQFQRRLNEYHVLVSSSN; encoded by the exons ATGAACGTAGTGGGGAGACAGATGTCCCGATCTAGTTCGTCGTCGCACCACCAGCGTCAGTACTCCGACCACTTCATCGAGACGGCGTCTTCTAATAAGTGGCTTCAATCGTCGAGTCTCTCTCAG GACTTTGGTTTCTATGGCGGAGCTCAGGGCTCGAGAATGAGCAGGAGCCTCGTGGCGGACCCTTCGACTCCTACCGGATCGCGGTCCTCGAGCTTGAGAAAGAATGGCGACGATCAAGTCTCCGCCAGTGAGTTCAGCCCCGGCTTGCTCGATCTCCATTCCTTGGACACAGAGCTATTACCAGAG ATGCAGGTTCCAAGTATATATGATGGATCGCAACTTCATCAAACTCTTCACGGTAAGAGTTTTGATGACTCTGACCCATTTGCTCATATCGCCAAGCTGACAAACAGATCCCGTGGACTGCCTGAGAATAATCTACTCAAAAGTTTCTCAGCAGATAAAGAAAGGGCCAATAATGTTGCCAAGATCAAAGTTGTG GTGCGCAAGAGGCCACTGAATAAAAAGGAAATAGCAAAGAAAGAGGAAGATATTATTAGTATAGAGCTGAATTCCAATTCTTTGACCGTTCATGAAACAAAACTCAAG GTTGACTTAACAGAATATGTGGAGAAGCATGAATTTGTTTTTGATGCCGTGCTGAATGAAGATGTGCCAAATGATGAA GTGTACTCTGAGACCGTGGAGCCCATAGTCCCACTGATTTTCCACAAAACTAAAGCAACTTGCTTTGCATATGGGCAGACAG GGAGTGGAAAGACTTACACAATGCAACCACTTCCCCTTGAAGCATCCCAagatattttaagattaatgcATCATACATACCGGAACCAAGGGTTTCAATTATTTGTCAGCTTTTTTGAGATATATGGTGGGAAACTTTTTGATCTCCTCAATGATCGGAA AAAGCTTTGCATGAGGGAGGATGGGAAACAGCAGGTTTGCATTGTGGGCTTGCAAGAATACAGGGTATCAAATGTTGAGACAATCAAGGAGCTTATTGAGAAAGGAAATGCTACCAGAAGTACCGGTACAACTGGTGCAAACGAGGAATCCTCCCGATCACATGCTATTCTTCAGCTCTGTATCAAGAGATCAGCTGATGGGAGTGAATCAAAGCCTGCCCGACTAGTAGGCAAGCTATCCTTTATAGATCTTGCTGGAAGTGAACGTGGTGCAGATACAACTGATAATGACAAGCAAACAAG aatGGAAGGTGCTGAAATCAATAAAAGCTTACTCGCTTTGAAAGAATGTATTAGAGCTCTTGACAACGACCAGGGTCACATTCCTTTCAGAGGGAGTAAATTAACTGAAGTTCTTAGGGATTCATTTGTTGGAGACTCCCGCACTGTTATGATATCGTGCATTTCACCTAGCTCGGGATCATGTGAACATACTCTCAACACACTAAGATATGCTGACAG AGTGAAGAGTCTATCGAAAGGGAACAGCTCCAGGAGGGATCCCTTGTCTTCAACGTCAAACCTGAGAGAATCAACTGCATTGCCCCCGTCTTCAGCGTTACCCGCTGAATCAATTTTTGAGGATAACATAACTTCTGTTGCAAACGACAAGAACAGGTTTGGCTGGCCAAAACAGATTGAAACCGAACCCTCCCCACCATTTAATGTGGATCGTGTTCCTAGTGGGAGGATAGAGGGAAGTTTGCCTGCATCTGTGTATTCAGATTATTACAAAGGTCAGAGAGGTGGTCAAAGTGACATTGCTGAAGATGATTTTGATTACTCTGAGCAGACTTATGAACAAGAGAAGCCATCACGAATGAATAATAAGAAGCTAGAGGCCTACCAAAGGTCAGTTTTGGATGATAAGAGGAAGATTGACACTCAGGTGAAATGGAGGGACATGGCAGACTTTGAAGCCAATAATTCTCATGCTGATGATGATCTTACTGCCCTGCTAAAG GAAGAGGAAGATCTTGTTACTGCTCACCGGAGACAGGTGGAAGAGACAATAGACATTGTTAGGGAG GAGATGGATCTGCTGGTTGAAGCGGATCAGCCAGGCAATCAACTGGATGATTATATCTCCAAATTAAATGCCATTCTTTCACAGAAGGCTGCAGGAATACTTCAACTACAGACCCAGTTGGCTCAATTTCAGAGGCGTCTGAACGAGTACCATGTGTTGGTTTCTTCTAGTAATTGA
- the LOC108979388 gene encoding kinesin-like protein KIN-13B isoform X2 has translation MNVVGRQMSRSSSSSHHQRQYSDHFIETASSNKWLQSSSLSQDFGFYGGAQGSRMSRSLVADPSTPTGSRSSSLRKNGDDQVSASEFSPGLLDLHSLDTELLPEVPSIYDGSQLHQTLHGKSFDDSDPFAHIAKLTNRSRGLPENNLLKSFSADKERANNVAKIKVVVRKRPLNKKEIAKKEEDIISIELNSNSLTVHETKLKVDLTEYVEKHEFVFDAVLNEDVPNDEVYSETVEPIVPLIFHKTKATCFAYGQTGSGKTYTMQPLPLEASQDILRLMHHTYRNQGFQLFVSFFEIYGGKLFDLLNDRKKLCMREDGKQQVCIVGLQEYRVSNVETIKELIEKGNATRSTGTTGANEESSRSHAILQLCIKRSADGSESKPARLVGKLSFIDLAGSERGADTTDNDKQTRMEGAEINKSLLALKECIRALDNDQGHIPFRGSKLTEVLRDSFVGDSRTVMISCISPSSGSCEHTLNTLRYADRVKSLSKGNSSRRDPLSSTSNLRESTALPPSSALPAESIFEDNITSVANDKNRFGWPKQIETEPSPPFNVDRVPSGRIEGSLPASVYSDYYKGQRGGQSDIAEDDFDYSEQTYEQEKPSRMNNKKLEAYQRSVLDDKRKIDTQVKWRDMADFEANNSHADDDLTALLKEEEDLVTAHRRQVEETIDIVREEMDLLVEADQPGNQLDDYISKLNAILSQKAAGILQLQTQLAQFQRRLNEYHVLVSSSN, from the exons ATGAACGTAGTGGGGAGACAGATGTCCCGATCTAGTTCGTCGTCGCACCACCAGCGTCAGTACTCCGACCACTTCATCGAGACGGCGTCTTCTAATAAGTGGCTTCAATCGTCGAGTCTCTCTCAG GACTTTGGTTTCTATGGCGGAGCTCAGGGCTCGAGAATGAGCAGGAGCCTCGTGGCGGACCCTTCGACTCCTACCGGATCGCGGTCCTCGAGCTTGAGAAAGAATGGCGACGATCAAGTCTCCGCCAGTGAGTTCAGCCCCGGCTTGCTCGATCTCCATTCCTTGGACACAGAGCTATTACCAGAG GTTCCAAGTATATATGATGGATCGCAACTTCATCAAACTCTTCACGGTAAGAGTTTTGATGACTCTGACCCATTTGCTCATATCGCCAAGCTGACAAACAGATCCCGTGGACTGCCTGAGAATAATCTACTCAAAAGTTTCTCAGCAGATAAAGAAAGGGCCAATAATGTTGCCAAGATCAAAGTTGTG GTGCGCAAGAGGCCACTGAATAAAAAGGAAATAGCAAAGAAAGAGGAAGATATTATTAGTATAGAGCTGAATTCCAATTCTTTGACCGTTCATGAAACAAAACTCAAG GTTGACTTAACAGAATATGTGGAGAAGCATGAATTTGTTTTTGATGCCGTGCTGAATGAAGATGTGCCAAATGATGAA GTGTACTCTGAGACCGTGGAGCCCATAGTCCCACTGATTTTCCACAAAACTAAAGCAACTTGCTTTGCATATGGGCAGACAG GGAGTGGAAAGACTTACACAATGCAACCACTTCCCCTTGAAGCATCCCAagatattttaagattaatgcATCATACATACCGGAACCAAGGGTTTCAATTATTTGTCAGCTTTTTTGAGATATATGGTGGGAAACTTTTTGATCTCCTCAATGATCGGAA AAAGCTTTGCATGAGGGAGGATGGGAAACAGCAGGTTTGCATTGTGGGCTTGCAAGAATACAGGGTATCAAATGTTGAGACAATCAAGGAGCTTATTGAGAAAGGAAATGCTACCAGAAGTACCGGTACAACTGGTGCAAACGAGGAATCCTCCCGATCACATGCTATTCTTCAGCTCTGTATCAAGAGATCAGCTGATGGGAGTGAATCAAAGCCTGCCCGACTAGTAGGCAAGCTATCCTTTATAGATCTTGCTGGAAGTGAACGTGGTGCAGATACAACTGATAATGACAAGCAAACAAG aatGGAAGGTGCTGAAATCAATAAAAGCTTACTCGCTTTGAAAGAATGTATTAGAGCTCTTGACAACGACCAGGGTCACATTCCTTTCAGAGGGAGTAAATTAACTGAAGTTCTTAGGGATTCATTTGTTGGAGACTCCCGCACTGTTATGATATCGTGCATTTCACCTAGCTCGGGATCATGTGAACATACTCTCAACACACTAAGATATGCTGACAG AGTGAAGAGTCTATCGAAAGGGAACAGCTCCAGGAGGGATCCCTTGTCTTCAACGTCAAACCTGAGAGAATCAACTGCATTGCCCCCGTCTTCAGCGTTACCCGCTGAATCAATTTTTGAGGATAACATAACTTCTGTTGCAAACGACAAGAACAGGTTTGGCTGGCCAAAACAGATTGAAACCGAACCCTCCCCACCATTTAATGTGGATCGTGTTCCTAGTGGGAGGATAGAGGGAAGTTTGCCTGCATCTGTGTATTCAGATTATTACAAAGGTCAGAGAGGTGGTCAAAGTGACATTGCTGAAGATGATTTTGATTACTCTGAGCAGACTTATGAACAAGAGAAGCCATCACGAATGAATAATAAGAAGCTAGAGGCCTACCAAAGGTCAGTTTTGGATGATAAGAGGAAGATTGACACTCAGGTGAAATGGAGGGACATGGCAGACTTTGAAGCCAATAATTCTCATGCTGATGATGATCTTACTGCCCTGCTAAAG GAAGAGGAAGATCTTGTTACTGCTCACCGGAGACAGGTGGAAGAGACAATAGACATTGTTAGGGAG GAGATGGATCTGCTGGTTGAAGCGGATCAGCCAGGCAATCAACTGGATGATTATATCTCCAAATTAAATGCCATTCTTTCACAGAAGGCTGCAGGAATACTTCAACTACAGACCCAGTTGGCTCAATTTCAGAGGCGTCTGAACGAGTACCATGTGTTGGTTTCTTCTAGTAATTGA